In a genomic window of Meleagris gallopavo isolate NT-WF06-2002-E0010 breed Aviagen turkey brand Nicholas breeding stock chromosome 1, Turkey_5.1, whole genome shotgun sequence:
- the TMEM139 gene encoding transmembrane protein 139, producing the protein MWLEAHWKNIRQALLLLFTAALLIGVTMLAISSNINPVGYFFLGVGGVCLTGYLLSVFVECYLKNQHQHDTNEIPPNSQSQEGINAAYEAPTYEEVMTMSVPAIWTIASNPGSVPSPLSEPPPYNVVIESNAHGETAVVIPGVSVASGIRSTSETDRDSRIHLQLVLPPSQQRFVSDTNEVKGNADRYEPLEPLTPPPAYESAINDEVFEDAFQPSVL; encoded by the exons ATGTGGTTAGAAGCACACTGGAAGAACATCCGTCAAgccctgctgcttcttttcactgctgctcttctcatTGGGGTCACCATGCTAGCCATTTCATCCAACATTAATCCAGTAGGCTACTTCTTCCTGGGGGTAGGTGGAGTGTGCCTGACTGGCTATTTGCTGAGTGTGTTTGTTGAGTGTTACCTGAAGAATCAGCATCAACATGACACAAATGAGATACCTCCAAACAGTCAAAGCCAAGAGGG GATAAATGCTGCCTATGAAGCACCTACATACGAGGAGGTGATGACTATGTCAGTGCCAGCAATATGGACAATAGCATCCAATCCAGGCTCAGTGCCCTCACCACTGAGCGAACCTCCCCCTTATAATGTCGTTATTGAATCAAATGCCCACGGAGAGACTGCGGTGGTAATTCCTGGGGTCTCAGTGGCATCAGGCATAAGAAGCACCTCCGAGACAGACAGAGACTCCAGGATACACTTGCAACTGGTTCTGCCCCCAAGCCAGCAGCGCTTTGTTTCAGACACCAATGAAGTGAAAGGTAATGCAGATAGGTATGAGCCACTGGAACCACTCACTCCACCACCTGCTTATGAGAGTGCCATCAATGACGAGGTCTTTGAAGATGCTTTCCAGCCCTCCGTATTATGA